From one Streptomyces sp. N50 genomic stretch:
- a CDS encoding (2Fe-2S)-binding protein has translation MSTNSRPEKVTLTIDGTPGQAWAGQSVTAALVAAGIWPLRRNPVNGQLRGPFCGMGVCLECEVTINGRPGTRSCTAHVTDGMDISTHTEPLPTAAHG, from the coding sequence ATGAGCACCAACTCCCGGCCGGAGAAGGTCACTTTGACCATCGACGGCACCCCCGGCCAGGCCTGGGCAGGCCAGTCCGTGACCGCCGCCCTGGTCGCGGCCGGCATTTGGCCGCTGCGCCGCAACCCGGTCAACGGCCAGCTGCGCGGCCCCTTCTGCGGAATGGGCGTCTGCCTGGAGTGCGAGGTGACCATCAACGGCCGCCCCGGCACACGGAGTTGCACCGCGCACGTCACCGACGGCATGGACATCAGCACCCACACCGAGCCTCTGCCGACGGCCGCCCATGGCTGA
- a CDS encoding amino acid ABC transporter ATP-binding protein: MNTETVVEARQVRKSYGGVEVLKGIDLTVRRGEVILVLGPSGGGKSTFLRTLNHLETPDSGTVSICGERIGYGEKGALRENRIAVQRRRTGMVFQQFNLFPNMTAMDNVASGPVHVNGVSKSEARLAAGELLAMVGLADKTGSYPAQLSGGQQQRVAIARALAMRPELLLFDEPTSALDPEMVGEVLDVMVRLREEGMTMIVVSHEMGFARAAADRVAFIADGLVVEDKSPDLFFSAPEHERTRQFLDRVL, encoded by the coding sequence ATGAACACCGAGACGGTCGTCGAAGCGCGCCAAGTACGCAAGTCCTACGGCGGAGTCGAGGTCCTCAAAGGCATCGACCTGACCGTCCGGCGAGGCGAAGTCATCCTCGTCCTGGGCCCTTCGGGCGGCGGCAAGAGCACCTTCCTGCGCACCCTCAACCACCTGGAGACCCCCGACTCGGGCACCGTCAGCATCTGCGGCGAACGGATCGGCTACGGCGAGAAGGGCGCCCTGCGGGAGAATCGCATCGCCGTCCAGCGGCGGCGCACCGGCATGGTGTTCCAGCAGTTCAACCTGTTCCCGAACATGACCGCGATGGACAACGTGGCGTCCGGTCCGGTGCATGTGAACGGTGTCTCCAAGTCCGAAGCACGCCTCGCGGCAGGCGAGTTGCTGGCCATGGTGGGACTCGCCGACAAGACCGGCTCCTACCCCGCCCAACTCTCCGGCGGCCAGCAGCAGCGGGTGGCCATCGCCCGTGCCCTGGCGATGCGCCCGGAGCTGCTGCTCTTCGACGAACCCACCTCGGCGCTCGACCCGGAGATGGTCGGCGAGGTCCTCGACGTCATGGTCCGGCTCCGCGAGGAGGGCATGACCATGATCGTCGTCAGCCATGAGATGGGCTTCGCCCGGGCGGCGGCCGACCGGGTCGCCTTCATCGCCGACGGCCTGGTGGTGGAGGACAAGTCCCCGGACCTCTTCTTCTCCGCGCCGGAACACGAACGCACCCGCCAGTTCCTGGACCGCGTCCTGTGA
- a CDS encoding FAD-dependent oxidoreductase: MADSEADVAVIGGGPAGLHAALVLARGGLSVVLLDESDTLGGQYYKRRAEQLTAAFGDFRPRGTELIAQVRAAGVDCRTGTLVWGAEDGGRTLFTSDVHTGALGRISTRATLAATGAYERTHPFPGWTLPGVVTPGFALHLATMDRVPVGRRVVLAGTGPFLLPVACALLEVGARIEALVELNHPYRPGISSIGGALRQPARLAEAARYLLTLARHGVRVEQGARVLAAHGDTQVTAVDIGQEDGSVRQLETDALCVGFGFRPSTELPRLLGCRTEPDATGTEQLPVVDADGATSVDGLYVAGDCAGIAGVHAAGVRGQLTAHAILRRLAPERTPVRVAGLRRRARALDRFAELADRLYPLPATADIPDATQVCRCESVSAGEIRQAAATGWNDLHGTKAATRAGMGPCQGRECGHIVAALTGRSEGGPECFAARMPIRPLPMAATVEGQEVP; this comes from the coding sequence ATGGCGGACTCGGAGGCGGACGTCGCGGTCATCGGGGGCGGGCCGGCCGGGCTGCACGCGGCGCTGGTCCTGGCCCGGGGCGGCCTGAGCGTCGTCCTGCTCGACGAGTCCGACACCCTGGGCGGCCAGTACTACAAGCGCCGGGCCGAGCAACTCACCGCCGCCTTCGGCGACTTCCGCCCGCGCGGCACCGAACTGATCGCCCAGGTGCGGGCCGCCGGGGTCGACTGCCGTACCGGCACCCTGGTCTGGGGTGCCGAGGACGGGGGCCGCACGCTCTTCACCTCCGACGTCCACACGGGCGCCCTCGGTCGCATCAGCACCCGGGCCACACTCGCCGCCACCGGCGCCTACGAACGCACTCACCCCTTCCCGGGCTGGACGCTGCCGGGCGTGGTCACCCCCGGGTTCGCCCTGCACCTGGCCACCATGGACCGCGTTCCCGTGGGCCGACGGGTCGTGCTGGCCGGGACCGGCCCGTTCCTGCTGCCGGTCGCCTGCGCGCTGCTGGAGGTGGGCGCCCGGATCGAGGCGCTGGTCGAGCTCAACCATCCGTACCGGCCCGGGATTTCGTCGATCGGCGGGGCGCTGCGACAGCCCGCCCGGCTCGCGGAGGCGGCCCGCTATCTGCTGACCCTGGCCCGGCACGGCGTCCGCGTCGAACAGGGCGCCCGCGTGCTGGCGGCGCACGGCGACACCCAGGTCACCGCCGTGGACATCGGCCAAGAGGACGGCAGCGTACGGCAGTTGGAGACCGACGCGCTGTGCGTGGGCTTCGGTTTCCGCCCCAGCACCGAACTCCCCCGACTGCTGGGCTGCCGTACCGAGCCGGACGCGACCGGCACGGAACAGCTCCCGGTCGTGGACGCGGACGGCGCGACCTCGGTCGACGGCCTGTACGTCGCCGGGGACTGTGCCGGTATCGCGGGCGTGCACGCGGCCGGCGTACGGGGACAGCTCACCGCCCACGCGATCCTGCGCCGCCTCGCACCCGAACGCACGCCGGTGCGGGTGGCCGGGCTGCGCCGCCGGGCACGCGCCCTGGACCGTTTCGCCGAACTGGCCGACCGCCTCTACCCGTTGCCGGCCACGGCCGACATCCCCGACGCCACCCAGGTCTGCCGCTGCGAGAGCGTCAGCGCGGGCGAGATCCGGCAGGCCGCCGCGACCGGCTGGAACGACCTGCACGGCACCAAGGCCGCCACCCGCGCCGGCATGGGCCCCTGCCAGGGCCGCGAATGCGGCCACATCGTCGCGGCGTTGACCGGACGGAGCGAGGGGGGGCCGGAGTGCTTCGCGGCCCGGATGCCGATACGGCCGCTGCCCATGGCCGCGACGGTCGAAGGGCAGGAGGTCCCGTGA
- a CDS encoding carboxylesterase/lipase family protein encodes MSGAPVVRTTCGPVRGTLHSGVRTFASIPYAAPVTGPARFAAPAPAARWDGVRDATVPGGTAPARARSGFGGLDLSPVLGPGWIPDPGYLTVTVTAPADPSGGLPVLVFVHGGGLISGTGQAPLYDGSSFARDGIVTVTLNYRLGIAGWLDVPGAPANRGLLDVVAALRWVAENAAAFGGDPGKVTVAGQSAGAMIVAALLANPQARRERLFSRAISQSGSGTAAISAEQAALTTRAVADALSVRATPAELGAVDDRRLTEALGAIGPVVVIPDGPLDTSLGESPVKCVIDGRSLDRQPADAVHDGHGADVDLLIGTNREEANLYTVPSGTPMTDTQLLALAERRLTNPREQLTAYRTHQPAAQPAELASRLITDTFAQGSRLLADAHARHRRARTFAYEFAWRSPAFGGTLGACHCVELPFVFHRTDLPALYGDTALLGSHHPPADLADRTHAAWTSFIRDGEPGWTRYDLASRATAVIDEQWSITSAP; translated from the coding sequence GTGAGCGGCGCGCCGGTCGTCCGTACGACGTGCGGACCGGTCCGCGGCACCCTCCACTCCGGCGTACGGACCTTCGCGTCGATCCCCTACGCCGCCCCGGTGACCGGTCCCGCCCGGTTCGCGGCGCCCGCCCCGGCCGCACGGTGGGACGGCGTACGGGACGCGACCGTACCCGGCGGAACCGCGCCCGCCCGGGCCCGCTCCGGCTTCGGCGGCCTGGACCTGTCCCCGGTCCTCGGCCCCGGCTGGATCCCGGACCCCGGCTACCTCACCGTGACGGTCACCGCCCCCGCCGACCCCTCCGGCGGGCTGCCGGTGCTGGTCTTCGTGCACGGCGGAGGCCTCATCTCGGGCACGGGACAGGCACCGCTCTACGACGGCTCGTCCTTCGCCCGCGACGGCATCGTCACCGTCACCCTCAACTACCGCCTGGGGATCGCCGGTTGGCTCGACGTTCCCGGCGCACCGGCCAACCGCGGACTGCTCGACGTCGTCGCCGCGCTCCGCTGGGTGGCCGAGAACGCGGCGGCCTTCGGCGGCGACCCGGGCAAGGTGACCGTCGCGGGGCAGTCCGCCGGGGCGATGATCGTCGCCGCACTGCTCGCCAACCCCCAGGCCCGGCGCGAACGACTCTTCAGCCGGGCGATCAGCCAGAGCGGCAGCGGAACGGCGGCGATCAGCGCGGAACAGGCCGCCCTGACCACCCGGGCGGTGGCCGACGCGCTGAGCGTCCGGGCAACTCCCGCAGAACTGGGCGCCGTTGACGACCGGCGGCTGACGGAGGCACTCGGCGCGATCGGCCCGGTCGTCGTCATCCCGGACGGTCCACTCGACACCTCACTCGGCGAGAGCCCGGTGAAATGCGTCATCGACGGCCGGTCCCTGGACCGGCAGCCCGCCGACGCGGTGCACGACGGCCACGGCGCCGACGTGGACCTGCTCATCGGCACCAACCGTGAGGAGGCCAACCTCTACACCGTGCCCTCGGGCACCCCCATGACCGACACCCAGCTCCTCGCCCTCGCCGAACGGCGGCTGACCAACCCCCGGGAACAGCTCACCGCGTACCGGACTCACCAACCGGCCGCCCAGCCGGCCGAGTTGGCGAGCCGGCTCATCACGGACACCTTCGCCCAGGGCAGCCGACTCCTCGCCGACGCCCACGCCCGCCACCGGCGCGCCCGCACCTTCGCCTACGAGTTCGCCTGGCGCTCACCCGCCTTCGGCGGCACGCTCGGCGCCTGCCACTGCGTGGAACTCCCGTTCGTCTTCCACCGCACCGACCTGCCCGCCCTCTACGGCGACACTGCCCTGCTGGGCTCCCACCACCCACCGGCCGACCTGGCGGACCGCACGCACGCGGCGTGGACCTCGTTCATACGGGACGGCGAACCCGGCTGGACCCGGTACGACCTCGCGTCTCGCGCCACCGCCGTCATCGACGAACAGTGGAGCATCACCAGCGCACCATGA
- the hydA gene encoding dihydropyrimidinase, translating to MPNPSSIEPVRPVDLVVRGGTVVNADWQGAADVLVGGGKVLGVVEPGAYRAQQAPGTAELDASGRLVLPGGVDPHCHVGFTSGDFTSLDDYRQATTAAVFGGTTTIVDFAIPRPGENPADVAAVQRAKAAQGLCDSALHGCVVEWDDTVPEQLRSLASDGIVTVKMFTTYRGETMADEKTILNVMTTLRDLGGMVVIHCEADHIIADTQERGEAAGSISASHHAGTRPELAENASVAEILAIAESVSAPVYFVHQSTPEAVDLVARARGRGVRAFTETVAHHLVLDDTAYAGPHPERFVCCPPLRDAGTVAGLRSRLLMGQVATIGSDHCCYDTAQKESVSHDVRSMPNGLPGVETRMPVIFSELVVKGGLPVGRFVELMCANPARLNGLYPRKGVIAPGSDADLAIWDPTATRTVRSAGLHMATDYTPYEGMSVTGWPETVVVGGRPIVMDGRLTDPAPRGRHLRSGPLSRSLVC from the coding sequence ATGCCCAACCCCTCATCGATCGAACCCGTCCGACCTGTCGACCTCGTCGTCCGGGGCGGCACCGTGGTCAACGCCGACTGGCAGGGCGCCGCGGACGTCCTGGTGGGCGGCGGCAAGGTGCTCGGGGTGGTGGAGCCGGGCGCGTACCGCGCCCAACAGGCCCCTGGCACGGCCGAGTTGGATGCCTCCGGACGCCTCGTGCTGCCCGGCGGCGTGGACCCGCACTGCCATGTCGGCTTCACCTCGGGGGACTTCACCTCCCTCGACGACTACCGTCAGGCCACCACGGCGGCCGTCTTCGGCGGTACGACCACGATCGTGGACTTCGCCATCCCGCGCCCCGGCGAGAACCCGGCCGACGTCGCCGCCGTCCAACGCGCCAAAGCGGCACAGGGGTTGTGCGACAGCGCGCTGCACGGGTGCGTGGTCGAGTGGGACGACACCGTGCCGGAGCAGCTGCGGTCGCTGGCCTCCGACGGCATCGTCACGGTGAAGATGTTCACCACGTACCGCGGCGAGACCATGGCCGACGAGAAGACCATCCTCAACGTGATGACCACGCTGCGGGACCTCGGCGGCATGGTGGTCATCCACTGCGAGGCCGACCACATCATCGCGGACACGCAGGAGCGCGGCGAGGCGGCCGGGTCGATCAGCGCGTCCCATCACGCGGGTACGCGGCCGGAGTTGGCCGAGAACGCGTCGGTCGCCGAGATCCTCGCCATCGCGGAGTCGGTGTCGGCGCCGGTGTACTTCGTTCACCAGTCGACACCCGAGGCGGTCGACCTGGTGGCCCGTGCCCGCGGCCGGGGAGTGCGGGCGTTCACGGAGACGGTCGCCCACCACCTGGTCCTGGACGACACCGCGTACGCGGGCCCGCACCCCGAACGCTTCGTGTGCTGCCCTCCGTTGCGGGACGCCGGCACGGTCGCCGGACTGCGCTCACGACTCCTCATGGGCCAGGTGGCGACGATCGGCAGCGACCACTGCTGCTACGACACGGCACAGAAGGAGTCGGTGAGCCACGACGTACGGTCAATGCCCAACGGCCTGCCGGGAGTTGAGACGCGCATGCCGGTGATCTTCAGTGAGCTGGTGGTCAAGGGCGGCCTGCCGGTGGGCCGCTTCGTCGAGTTGATGTGCGCCAACCCGGCCCGGCTCAACGGCCTCTACCCCCGCAAGGGAGTCATCGCGCCCGGCTCGGACGCGGACCTGGCGATCTGGGACCCCACGGCCACCCGAACCGTCCGCAGTGCCGGCCTGCACATGGCCACGGACTACACGCCTTACGAGGGCATGTCCGTCACCGGCTGGCCGGAGACCGTCGTGGTGGGTGGCCGTCCGATCGTCATGGACGGCCGGCTGACGGATCCCGCCCCCCGGGGCCGCCACCTGCGCTCGGGCCCACTGAGCCGGTCCCTGGTCTGCTGA
- a CDS encoding aldo/keto reductase, whose product MDTHRLGRTDVEVTQLGFGGGPLGGLFEPLDDATAAQALDAAWESGIRYYDTSPHYGIGHSERRIGELLRGKPRAEFTLSTKVGRLLVPQDPQGRMDESFAVPATHRRVWDFTRDGIRRSVEDSLVRLGLDRIDVLYLHDAERHFEEALRHGYPALAELRAEGVVGAIGAGMYHPGQLTRLVRESAPDVVMLSGRHTLLDHSALDELLPACTGRGVSVVAASVFNSGLLATDRPTAGARYDYGEAGPELLARAHRIADVCEAHGVTVPQAAMAFPLLHPAVACVAVGMRTEQEVRRNIAAFAAPVPPELWTDLRGEGLLDERAVLPAAG is encoded by the coding sequence ATGGACACCCACCGGCTCGGCCGCACCGACGTCGAGGTCACTCAACTGGGCTTCGGAGGCGGCCCGTTGGGCGGACTGTTCGAACCACTGGACGATGCCACCGCCGCCCAGGCCCTCGACGCCGCCTGGGAATCGGGCATCCGCTACTACGACACCTCGCCGCACTACGGCATCGGCCACTCCGAACGCCGTATCGGAGAGCTGCTGCGCGGCAAGCCCCGGGCCGAGTTCACCCTGTCCACCAAGGTCGGACGGCTGCTCGTACCGCAGGACCCGCAGGGACGGATGGACGAGTCCTTCGCCGTCCCGGCCACCCACCGCAGGGTATGGGACTTCACCCGCGACGGCATCCGCCGCAGCGTCGAGGACTCCCTCGTCCGCCTCGGCCTCGACCGGATCGACGTCCTCTATCTGCACGACGCCGAGCGGCACTTCGAGGAGGCGCTGCGGCACGGCTACCCCGCGCTGGCCGAACTGCGCGCCGAGGGCGTGGTCGGGGCGATCGGCGCGGGCATGTACCACCCCGGCCAACTCACCCGCCTGGTACGGGAGTCCGCCCCCGACGTGGTGATGCTCTCCGGTCGCCACACCCTGCTGGACCACAGCGCCCTGGACGAACTGCTGCCGGCCTGCACCGGGCGCGGGGTGTCGGTGGTCGCCGCCTCCGTCTTCAACTCCGGCCTCCTGGCCACCGATCGGCCGACCGCGGGGGCGCGGTACGACTACGGCGAAGCCGGTCCCGAACTGCTGGCGCGGGCCCACCGGATCGCCGACGTCTGCGAGGCGCACGGCGTGACCGTCCCGCAGGCCGCGATGGCCTTTCCGCTGCTCCACCCCGCCGTCGCCTGCGTCGCGGTCGGCATGCGCACCGAGCAGGAGGTACGGCGCAACATCGCCGCGTTCGCCGCACCCGTCCCACCGGAGCTCTGGACCGACCTGCGGGGCGAGGGGCTGCTGGACGAACGCGCGGTGCTGCCTGCGGCAGGGTGA
- a CDS encoding gamma-glutamylcyclotransferase — MTLRMFVNGQAMSGGTLNHALSEARLLGPARTAPTYQFFSVRDEFPGLHPVAEGGASINGEVYEVSYEVLRERLLPEEPEELELGVIALADGSGSFSMRMRASALTAPDVVDITAHGGWHAYLASL; from the coding sequence ATGACCCTGAGAATGTTCGTCAACGGCCAGGCCATGTCCGGAGGCACCCTCAACCACGCGCTGAGCGAGGCCCGCCTCCTCGGCCCCGCCCGCACGGCACCCACGTACCAGTTCTTCTCCGTACGTGACGAGTTCCCCGGCCTGCACCCGGTCGCGGAAGGCGGCGCCTCGATCAACGGCGAGGTGTACGAGGTCAGTTACGAGGTGCTGCGCGAGCGGCTGCTGCCCGAGGAGCCCGAAGAACTCGAACTCGGTGTGATCGCGCTGGCGGACGGCTCGGGTTCCTTCTCGATGCGGATGCGCGCCTCCGCGCTGACGGCCCCTGACGTCGTCGACATCACCGCCCACGGCGGCTGGCACGCCTACCTCGCCTCTCTCTGA
- a CDS encoding MBL fold metallo-hydrolase, translating to MDSFSLGDVEVTRVVEFETPTRPPAAMFTDISPHVWDDNRSWLAPDHWDPDAGLLMTRMQTFVLRSGGATILVDTGVGNDKSRPATPSFDHRGTDFLARLAAADVLPEDVDLVVNTHLHADHVGWNTRLVDGNWVPTFPNARYLIPRADHDFWHPDSTRVARTAAANANVFDDSVAPVVESGQAVLWEDAYDIDGALRLEYAPGHTPGSSVLTLRSGGELAVFVGDVLHNPVQFIEPDANSCFCEDPVAARASRRRVLEQAADQGALVFPAHLRGGSGARLRRTGTSYTVQSWAPFGERV from the coding sequence GTGGATTCCTTCAGCCTCGGGGACGTCGAGGTGACGCGTGTGGTGGAGTTCGAGACCCCCACCCGCCCGCCTGCGGCCATGTTCACGGACATCAGCCCCCACGTGTGGGACGACAACCGCTCCTGGCTCGCCCCCGACCACTGGGACCCGGACGCGGGGCTCCTGATGACCCGGATGCAGACGTTCGTCCTGCGCAGCGGGGGCGCCACGATCCTCGTGGACACCGGCGTCGGCAACGACAAATCCCGCCCGGCCACCCCCTCGTTCGACCATCGCGGCACGGACTTCCTGGCCCGGCTGGCCGCCGCCGACGTCCTGCCGGAGGACGTCGACCTGGTGGTCAACACCCATCTGCACGCCGACCACGTCGGCTGGAACACCCGCTTGGTGGACGGGAATTGGGTCCCGACGTTCCCGAACGCCCGCTACCTGATCCCGCGTGCCGATCACGACTTCTGGCACCCGGACAGCACCCGAGTCGCCCGGACCGCCGCAGCCAACGCGAACGTCTTCGACGACAGCGTCGCACCGGTCGTGGAGTCCGGCCAGGCCGTGCTCTGGGAGGACGCCTACGACATCGACGGTGCCCTGCGTCTGGAGTACGCGCCGGGGCACACCCCGGGCTCCTCGGTGCTCACACTGAGGTCGGGCGGTGAACTGGCGGTGTTCGTCGGCGATGTGCTGCACAACCCGGTGCAGTTCATCGAGCCGGACGCCAACAGCTGCTTCTGCGAGGACCCGGTCGCGGCCCGCGCGTCCCGGCGACGTGTGCTGGAACAGGCCGCCGACCAGGGCGCGTTGGTCTTCCCGGCGCATCTGCGGGGCGGTTCCGGGGCCCGGTTGCGGCGGACCGGCACGTCGTACACCGTCCAGTCGTGGGCCCCGTTCGGGGAGCGGGTGTGA
- a CDS encoding amino acid ABC transporter permease — protein sequence MWSWDAFFDFLTNPQLIQGAWTTIWLTAVSMALALPLAVLVALGRASRIAPVRAVTGFYVWLMRGTPLLVQLVIIYTGLPQLGLRLGVISAALTGLVLNEAAYLSEIVRAGVMSVPRGQSEAARALGMPPWKVFRVVVMPQALRVMVPPLGNSFNGLLKTTTLVSVISVEELLRRTQFAVQTNFRVLEGLTAAALYYLAMTTLWGLLQRWLEIRVGRGHENRPSSSRRMKSAVLELETR from the coding sequence ATGTGGTCCTGGGATGCCTTCTTCGACTTCCTCACCAACCCCCAGCTCATCCAGGGAGCCTGGACGACGATCTGGCTGACCGCGGTCAGCATGGCGCTCGCCCTTCCGCTCGCCGTACTCGTGGCGCTCGGCCGGGCGTCGCGTATCGCACCGGTCCGCGCGGTCACGGGCTTCTACGTGTGGCTGATGCGCGGCACCCCTCTCCTGGTCCAACTGGTCATCATCTACACGGGGTTGCCCCAGCTTGGCCTGCGCCTCGGTGTGATCAGCGCGGCCCTGACCGGCCTGGTCCTCAACGAGGCGGCGTACCTCTCGGAGATCGTCCGCGCCGGGGTGATGTCGGTCCCGCGCGGCCAGTCCGAGGCCGCCCGCGCGCTGGGCATGCCGCCCTGGAAGGTGTTCCGGGTGGTCGTCATGCCGCAGGCGCTGCGGGTGATGGTCCCGCCGCTCGGCAACAGCTTCAACGGACTCCTCAAGACGACCACGCTCGTCTCGGTGATCTCCGTCGAAGAACTGCTGCGCCGCACGCAGTTCGCCGTCCAGACCAACTTCCGTGTCCTGGAAGGCCTTACGGCAGCCGCCCTGTACTACCTGGCGATGACCACTCTGTGGGGACTTCTCCAGCGGTGGCTGGAGATCCGGGTGGGCCGCGGTCACGAGAACAGGCCGAGCAGTAGCCGCCGCATGAAGAGCGCGGTCCTCGAATTGGAGACCCGATGA
- a CDS encoding helix-turn-helix transcriptional regulator, which yields MNKKPRLGEFLRTRRAQLQPADVGLPDFGERRRVPGLRRDELAQLAGVGLSYYTRLEQGSSLNASPEVLEALARALGLDEVERAHLHDLASAPRRTTARRRSAPERVGDATRQLVDALGETPALVLGRRSDVLAWNRTGHALFAGHLDPRISEQPDLRPNMARLVFLDAHTRDLFVDWPKKARNVVGKLRLAAGRHPDDPRLASLIGELTMKSPEFATMWAEHGVRKWALAEYRMHHPVVGRMELNLQSLNVPQEEGQRVVVATAGADTASAAALSLLARTDTPTVPSIDPAEVTEAAERRPTATNSPR from the coding sequence ATGAACAAGAAGCCGCGGTTGGGGGAGTTCCTCAGGACACGCCGAGCCCAGTTGCAGCCGGCGGATGTGGGGCTCCCGGATTTCGGGGAGCGCCGTCGGGTGCCCGGTCTGCGCCGCGACGAACTGGCCCAGCTCGCCGGGGTGGGCCTCTCCTACTACACGCGGCTGGAGCAGGGCAGTTCGCTCAACGCGTCCCCCGAGGTCCTGGAGGCGCTGGCCCGTGCCCTCGGCCTCGACGAGGTCGAGCGCGCCCATCTGCACGATCTGGCCAGCGCGCCACGCCGTACGACCGCCCGGCGCAGGTCCGCGCCGGAGCGGGTCGGCGACGCGACACGGCAGTTGGTCGACGCGCTCGGCGAGACACCCGCGCTCGTGCTCGGCCGCCGTAGCGACGTGCTGGCCTGGAACCGCACCGGACACGCCCTGTTCGCCGGGCACTTGGACCCGCGGATCTCCGAACAGCCCGATCTGCGCCCGAACATGGCGCGGCTGGTGTTCCTGGACGCGCACACCCGGGACCTGTTCGTGGACTGGCCGAAGAAGGCCAGGAACGTCGTCGGCAAGCTCCGGCTCGCCGCCGGTAGGCACCCCGACGATCCCCGGCTGGCCTCGCTCATCGGCGAACTGACCATGAAGAGCCCGGAGTTCGCCACGATGTGGGCCGAGCACGGGGTCAGGAAGTGGGCCCTCGCGGAGTACCGCATGCACCACCCGGTCGTCGGCCGCATGGAACTCAACCTGCAGTCCCTGAACGTTCCCCAGGAAGAGGGGCAGCGCGTCGTCGTGGCCACGGCGGGCGCCGACACCGCGTCCGCCGCGGCACTTTCTCTCCTCGCCCGAACCGACACCCCGACTGTGCCGAGCATCGACCCCGCCGAAGTCACCGAAGCTGCGGAACGCAGGCCCACGGCCACCAACAGCCCCCGCTGA
- a CDS encoding FAD-dependent oxidoreductase: protein MTRPDVIVIGAGILGASAAFHLAELGYRVVVLERGAPNREGSGTTAGNLHIQAIHTRRPGQDVPVDSARLLPLQRRASDHWSQIEERLGADVELRRGGGFMVAETAVQEEELREKHEWERRAGIPTEVLTGDEARKQLPLLSDRVRAASWCPLDGYANPLLITPAYLTAARRLGAELHAFTPVTGIQRVGDDYKVLSGDRSWTAPVVVNVAGPWITGISALAGVGIRMSPVAIQMHVTVRVPPVMHHLVQHIGEGMSVKQVSAGNLLIGGGWPAARLDMEGRSTVSVPSMAGNLAQAGRILPFLGDLRLLRMWAGPLAATPDEMPVIGEVPGHPGFFVAGGTYAFTLAPVWGDTLARQIAGEPPADPVDDLGPGRLLHDDATAPVSP from the coding sequence GTGACCCGGCCCGACGTCATAGTCATCGGCGCGGGCATCCTCGGCGCCAGTGCCGCCTTCCACCTCGCCGAACTTGGTTACCGCGTCGTGGTGTTGGAGCGCGGCGCACCCAACCGCGAGGGCTCCGGCACCACCGCGGGCAACCTCCACATCCAGGCGATCCACACCCGCCGCCCGGGCCAGGATGTCCCGGTCGACAGCGCCCGCCTGCTGCCCCTCCAACGCCGGGCGTCGGACCACTGGTCGCAGATCGAGGAACGGCTCGGCGCGGACGTGGAGTTGCGGCGCGGCGGCGGCTTCATGGTCGCCGAAACCGCCGTACAGGAAGAGGAGTTGAGGGAGAAGCACGAGTGGGAGCGGCGGGCGGGCATCCCCACCGAGGTGCTCACCGGTGACGAGGCCCGCAAGCAGTTGCCGTTGCTCTCCGACCGGGTACGCGCGGCCAGTTGGTGCCCGCTCGACGGATACGCCAACCCGCTCCTGATCACCCCCGCCTATCTGACCGCGGCCCGCCGTCTCGGCGCCGAACTGCACGCCTTCACCCCGGTGACCGGCATCCAGCGGGTCGGCGACGACTACAAGGTGCTTTCGGGCGACCGGAGTTGGACCGCGCCCGTGGTCGTCAACGTGGCCGGGCCGTGGATCACCGGGATCTCCGCACTCGCCGGAGTGGGGATCCGGATGTCCCCGGTCGCGATCCAGATGCACGTGACCGTGCGGGTCCCGCCGGTCATGCACCACCTGGTCCAGCACATCGGCGAGGGCATGTCGGTCAAGCAGGTCAGCGCGGGCAACCTGCTGATCGGCGGCGGCTGGCCCGCGGCACGGCTCGACATGGAGGGGCGCAGCACCGTCAGCGTGCCCAGCATGGCAGGCAACCTCGCCCAGGCAGGGCGCATCCTGCCGTTCCTCGGAGACCTGCGGCTGCTGCGCATGTGGGCCGGACCGCTGGCCGCGACCCCGGACGAGATGCCGGTGATCGGCGAAGTCCCGGGCCACCCCGGGTTCTTCGTCGCGGGCGGCACCTACGCCTTCACCCTCGCCCCGGTGTGGGGCGACACGCTGGCCCGCCAGATCGCCGGCGAGCCCCCGGCCGACCCGGTCGACGACCTGGGTCCCGGCCGCCTGTTGCACGACGACGCCACCGCTCCCGTATCCCCCTGA